One window from the genome of Synergistaceae bacterium encodes:
- a CDS encoding DNA-binding protein encodes MSRHESVVLPEWQQDAKFPAQYHCCEARRGREFIVRMTTGADPVLAIENFAKEQHIRFGKVHATFMDAFQPCKYFIWAPDYNDPDNWHREAVCVNHNLSMLGAIGGMIGQRPTKSGGEEPFVAMHFVAGGAWDTVTFSGHMVEGTVIKGCMQVFVTELLDIEALPPVDVFEEGYTFPENFYRNVAQK; translated from the coding sequence ATGAGCAGACACGAAAGCGTCGTCCTGCCTGAATGGCAGCAGGACGCAAAGTTTCCCGCGCAGTATCATTGCTGCGAAGCACGCCGCGGCAGGGAGTTCATCGTTCGCATGACGACGGGCGCGGACCCGGTGCTGGCCATCGAAAACTTTGCCAAAGAGCAGCACATACGCTTCGGCAAGGTCCACGCCACCTTCATGGACGCGTTTCAGCCCTGCAAATACTTCATCTGGGCGCCGGATTACAACGATCCGGACAACTGGCACCGGGAGGCCGTTTGCGTGAACCACAACCTGAGCATGCTCGGCGCCATCGGCGGCATGATCGGTCAGCGACCCACGAAAAGCGGCGGGGAGGAACCCTTCGTGGCGATGCACTTTGTCGCCGGCGGCGCCTGGGACACGGTGACGTTCAGCGGCCATATGGTCGAGGGCACTGTCATAAAGGGCTGTATGCAGGTGTTTGTGACGGAACTGCTGGACATTGAGGCTCTGCCTCCGGTGGACGTCTTTGAAGAAGGCTATACCTTCCCGGAAAACTTCTACAGAAACGTCGCACAAAAATAA
- a CDS encoding branched-chain amino acid ABC transporter permease: protein MNTFAQLLVYGLQLGSIYALLAIGYTMVFGIIRMINMAHGDFLMMGSYAVFFIVSIFFANIMIGPAVALLVIGTGSAITGFIGVGVERVAYKPLRNRPKISSMIAAIGVSIFTQNLLRALPFVGPNPRTFPKLMQDRLFFAGNVQLSVMRLVIIVLSIIIMIILYFVVMKTKIGMQMRAVSCDKDASALMGININRVVSVTFFIGAALAAISGAFYASSYPILLVTMGATLGNKAFIAAVVGGIGDIRGAVLGGFIMGVVEIMISAAYSEIAYGFSFVVLVLILLLKPEGLLGKPMIEKV from the coding sequence TTGAACACATTCGCGCAGCTATTGGTTTACGGTCTGCAGCTCGGCAGCATTTACGCTTTGCTCGCGATTGGGTATACGATGGTTTTCGGCATCATTCGCATGATCAACATGGCCCACGGCGATTTTCTGATGATGGGCTCCTACGCCGTGTTCTTTATCGTGAGCATCTTCTTCGCCAACATAATGATCGGTCCGGCCGTCGCTCTGCTGGTGATCGGGACCGGTTCCGCCATCACCGGCTTCATTGGCGTGGGTGTGGAACGCGTCGCCTATAAACCGCTCCGCAACAGGCCCAAAATTTCCAGCATGATCGCCGCCATCGGCGTTTCCATCTTTACGCAGAACCTGCTGCGCGCATTGCCCTTCGTCGGGCCAAATCCCCGTACGTTCCCGAAGCTGATGCAGGACAGGCTCTTCTTTGCCGGCAACGTTCAGCTCAGCGTCATGCGTCTGGTCATCATCGTTCTGTCGATCATCATCATGATCATCCTCTACTTCGTGGTCATGAAAACAAAAATCGGAATGCAGATGCGCGCCGTTTCCTGCGATAAGGACGCGTCCGCCCTGATGGGGATCAATATCAACCGCGTGGTCTCCGTGACGTTCTTCATCGGCGCGGCGCTCGCCGCCATAAGCGGCGCGTTCTACGCCAGCAGCTACCCCATCCTCCTCGTCACGATGGGCGCGACGCTGGGCAACAAGGCGTTCATTGCGGCCGTCGTCGGCGGCATAGGCGACATACGCGGCGCGGTGCTGGGCGGCTTTATCATGGGTGTGGTGGAGATCATGATTTCCGCGGCCTATTCAGAAATCGCCTATGGCTTCTCGTTCGTGGTACTGGTGCTCATTCTGCTGCTCAAACCTGAAGGTCTGCTCGGCAAACCCATGATAGAGAAAGTTTAG
- a CDS encoding pyridoxal phosphate-dependent aminotransferase encodes MKTLFSRRASRLAPSATESMSALAGEMKRRGVDVISFAQGEPDFDTPDSIKEAAARALADGFTKYTDVPGTLELRQAVARKLKRENGLSFDPSEIVVSNGGKQALYEVFQVLFDAGDRVMIPTPCYVSYMEQIRLADAEPLLFPTAEENNFRVTLADVRSHYSPEVAGFVLNCPNNPTGSVCEPEELEGIVNFLTERNVWIISDEVYEHLIYDGRVCRSPASFGDAAGSRTIIVNSLSKTYAMTGWRVGYTAGPADVIGMIGSLQGHVSGNINSIAQQAAVEALDGPQDAVAAMTAEYARRRDYFVGRLNEIPHMNCRKPDGAFYAWASVKELLGRHTGDGAVVGNDMDVARFFLEEAHVAVVPGTAFEYPGYVRFVFAKGMKVLEEGLDRIEKAVHRLSEEGSK; translated from the coding sequence ATGAAAACGCTGTTTTCGAGGCGCGCCAGTCGGCTTGCCCCTTCGGCTACGGAGTCCATGTCCGCGCTTGCGGGCGAAATGAAGCGACGGGGTGTGGACGTGATCTCCTTTGCCCAGGGCGAGCCGGATTTCGACACTCCGGACTCCATCAAAGAGGCGGCGGCCCGCGCTCTCGCGGACGGCTTCACGAAATATACGGACGTGCCGGGAACCCTGGAGCTGCGGCAGGCTGTGGCCCGGAAGCTGAAGCGTGAAAACGGACTCAGCTTTGATCCCTCCGAAATCGTGGTGAGCAACGGCGGCAAACAGGCGCTTTACGAGGTCTTTCAGGTGCTCTTCGACGCCGGAGATCGGGTGATGATCCCCACTCCGTGCTACGTCAGCTACATGGAGCAAATCCGTCTGGCGGACGCGGAGCCGCTTCTGTTTCCCACGGCGGAAGAGAACAATTTCCGGGTGACCCTGGCGGACGTGCGGTCGCACTACAGTCCGGAGGTTGCGGGCTTCGTCCTCAACTGCCCCAACAATCCCACCGGCAGCGTCTGCGAGCCGGAAGAGCTGGAAGGAATAGTTAATTTTCTGACGGAGCGGAACGTGTGGATCATCTCCGACGAGGTTTATGAGCACCTGATCTACGACGGGCGCGTCTGCCGGTCTCCCGCATCCTTCGGGGACGCGGCCGGAAGCCGGACGATCATCGTCAACTCCCTGTCGAAAACCTACGCCATGACGGGCTGGCGTGTGGGCTACACGGCCGGCCCTGCCGACGTGATCGGGATGATCGGGAGCCTTCAGGGGCACGTGAGCGGCAACATCAACTCCATCGCGCAGCAGGCGGCGGTGGAGGCGCTGGACGGCCCGCAGGACGCCGTCGCGGCCATGACGGCGGAGTACGCCCGACGGCGGGATTATTTCGTCGGACGGCTGAACGAAATTCCGCATATGAACTGCCGGAAGCCGGACGGAGCCTTCTACGCCTGGGCCAGCGTGAAGGAACTTCTGGGCCGGCATACCGGCGATGGCGCCGTGGTCGGGAACGATATGGACGTCGCCCGGTTCTTTCTGGAGGAAGCCCATGTCGCGGTGGTGCCTGGAACGGCCTTCGAGTATCCCGGATATGTCCGGTTCGTCTTCGCAAAGGGAATGAAGGTCCTCGAAGAAGGTTTGGACAGAATCGAAAAAGCGGTTCACCGCTTGTCAGAGGAGGGGTCGAAATGA
- a CDS encoding ABC transporter substrate-binding protein, whose product MKKALCFILALFVAALIGSTLGGGFMATPAEAAGAVPDEIKIGLVASISGGQALDGKNMVDAITLVKKELDAVGGLDIGGKKVKITWVIEDCEAKPEISVNAVQKLIEQDGVLAIVGPNNSGDTIASGEVSQAAQIPQITNTGTNIKVTQVGDYIFRACFIDPFQGKVIAKFAYDNLGVRKVAVLYDNADTYSSGLTDSFIEAFKNLGGKVVAAEAFSGQEIKDFSAQLTLIKNANPEAVFFPSHIENIPLQLQQARGMGITATLLGCDSWDYAALPDLVGRDVLEGAYYVTGFSPDAEGAKDFVKAFTDLAGYRPSFCSAMAYEAAHIVLNALQTAKTLDGPGIRDAMMKTDMTLPSGHVKFDEDRNPVKSGTILQVKDGVARFVDSISLN is encoded by the coding sequence ATGAAAAAGGCTTTGTGTTTCATTTTGGCGCTGTTCGTCGCGGCTCTGATCGGTTCCACGTTGGGCGGGGGTTTCATGGCGACGCCCGCGGAGGCCGCCGGGGCCGTTCCAGATGAGATCAAAATCGGCCTCGTGGCCTCGATTTCCGGCGGTCAGGCGCTGGACGGCAAAAACATGGTGGACGCCATTACACTGGTGAAGAAAGAGCTGGATGCCGTCGGCGGCCTCGACATTGGCGGAAAGAAGGTCAAAATCACGTGGGTCATCGAGGACTGCGAAGCGAAACCCGAAATCTCTGTTAATGCCGTTCAGAAGCTCATTGAGCAGGATGGAGTCCTCGCGATCGTCGGCCCAAACAACTCCGGCGACACCATTGCATCCGGCGAGGTCAGCCAGGCCGCGCAGATCCCTCAAATCACCAACACCGGCACCAATATCAAGGTCACTCAGGTCGGCGACTACATTTTCCGCGCCTGCTTCATCGATCCCTTCCAGGGCAAAGTCATCGCGAAGTTTGCTTATGACAACCTCGGAGTGCGCAAGGTCGCCGTTCTTTACGACAACGCCGACACCTACAGTTCCGGCCTGACCGATTCCTTCATCGAAGCCTTCAAAAATCTGGGCGGAAAAGTTGTGGCCGCGGAAGCCTTCAGCGGTCAGGAAATTAAAGACTTCAGCGCCCAGCTGACGCTCATCAAAAACGCGAATCCCGAAGCGGTGTTCTTCCCGAGCCACATCGAGAACATCCCGCTGCAGCTCCAGCAGGCCCGGGGCATGGGCATCACCGCCACGCTGCTCGGCTGCGACTCCTGGGACTACGCGGCTCTGCCGGACCTCGTCGGCCGCGACGTGCTCGAAGGCGCCTACTACGTCACCGGCTTCTCCCCCGACGCGGAAGGCGCAAAGGACTTCGTGAAAGCCTTCACTGATCTGGCCGGCTACCGCCCCAGTTTCTGCTCCGCCATGGCCTATGAAGCCGCTCATATCGTCCTCAACGCCCTCCAGACCGCAAAGACTCTGGACGGACCCGGAATCCGCGACGCCATGATGAAAACCGACATGACGCTCCCCTCCGGCCATGTCAAATTTGACGAGGATCGCAATCCGGTCAAGAGCGGCACGATCCTTCAGGTGAAAGACGGCGTCGCCCGGTTCGTGGATTCGATCAGCCTCAACTGA
- a CDS encoding amidohydrolase, translating into MDIRAKFLEMQPQIVEWRRELHRAPEVGFDLPRTEAMVLRELAKLNLDEVRGGMGGGDGNPSHGVIATLSGALPGKTLALRADMDALPVAEETGLPFASENGNMHACGHDAHVAMLLSAAKFLSEAREELRGRIRFIFQPSEENFGSPSMIASGALENPAVDGIIGLHTGNLWEGLKPGQIGFRVGEFMAASDLMSIAVYGKDGHGAMPHNTVDAIAIAAQIITELQTLVSREISPFEPAVVSIGEVKAGSTYNIIAGRCDMKGTLRTFKAGRDVLLRERVRAVTEGVAASMRGRAEVNFISPLKAVINDRFFAEKMKDVVTDAMGSEMIHEIELPASVSEDFCWYLTKVPGAFFAHCSTFGDERDYPHHHPKFDVNESVLWTGGCALGAYALNWQK; encoded by the coding sequence ATGGACATCAGGGCGAAATTTCTTGAAATGCAGCCCCAGATCGTCGAATGGCGAAGGGAGCTGCACAGAGCGCCGGAGGTGGGGTTTGATCTACCCCGAACGGAGGCAATGGTTCTCCGGGAACTGGCAAAACTGAACCTGGACGAGGTTCGGGGCGGCATGGGGGGCGGAGACGGCAATCCGTCCCACGGAGTGATCGCCACCCTCTCCGGGGCGCTCCCGGGCAAAACCCTGGCGCTCCGCGCGGACATGGACGCGCTGCCCGTCGCGGAGGAAACGGGCCTGCCCTTCGCCTCCGAAAACGGAAATATGCACGCCTGCGGCCATGACGCCCACGTGGCCATGCTTCTCTCGGCCGCAAAGTTTTTGTCAGAAGCGCGGGAGGAGCTCCGGGGCCGGATTCGTTTCATCTTTCAGCCTTCGGAGGAAAACTTCGGCTCGCCGTCCATGATCGCCTCCGGCGCTCTGGAAAATCCCGCCGTTGACGGCATCATAGGCCTGCACACGGGGAACCTCTGGGAGGGATTGAAGCCGGGTCAGATCGGCTTTCGCGTGGGGGAATTCATGGCCGCCAGCGACCTGATGTCCATCGCGGTGTACGGAAAAGACGGACATGGAGCCATGCCCCACAACACCGTCGACGCCATAGCCATCGCCGCTCAGATCATCACCGAACTTCAGACGCTGGTCAGCCGCGAGATCAGTCCTTTCGAGCCCGCCGTGGTCTCCATCGGCGAGGTGAAGGCCGGTTCCACATATAACATCATAGCGGGCCGGTGCGATATGAAAGGAACCCTGCGCACGTTCAAGGCGGGCCGCGACGTTCTCCTGAGGGAGAGGGTCCGGGCTGTGACGGAGGGTGTGGCGGCCTCCATGAGAGGCCGCGCGGAGGTGAACTTTATCAGCCCGTTGAAGGCGGTCATCAACGACCGCTTTTTCGCCGAAAAGATGAAAGATGTGGTCACCGACGCTATGGGCTCTGAAATGATCCACGAAATCGAGTTGCCGGCTTCGGTCAGCGAGGACTTCTGCTGGTATCTGACCAAAGTTCCGGGGGCGTTTTTCGCCCATTGTTCCACCTTCGGCGACGAGCGGGATTACCCCCACCACCACCCCAAATTCGACGTCAATGAATCTGTCCTGTGGACCGGCGGCTGCGCTTTGGGAGCCTACGCCCTCAACTGGCAGAAATAA